TTTTCCACCCTGCCCATGGCACAAACCTACGCGATCCTTTTCGCGGCACCCTTGCTGATCACTCTGCTGGCCATACCCATTCTGGGCGAACAGGTGGGCTGGCGGCGGGGACTGGCCGTGCTGATGGGATTGGTCGGGGTGTTGGTCGTGTTGCAACCCGGAGCGACGGAGCTGAGGCTCGGCCATCTCGCGGCCCTGATCGGCGCGATTTCCAGCGCGTTGGCCTCCGTCATCGTCCGCAAGATCGGCAACGACGAACGCAGTGCCGTGCTGATCGTCTACCCGATGATCGCAAATTTCATCGTCATGGGAGCTATTCTTCCCTTCGTTTATGTACCCGTGGAAATCAACCATCTGGGTGGCTTCGCCGCGATGGCGCTTCTGGGATTCTGCGGCGCGCTCATGCAGATCTGGGCCTACCGCACGGGCAGCGCAGTCGTCGTCGCTCCGATGCAGTATTCCCAGATCATCTGGGCATCCATCTTCGGCGCGCTGATCTTCTCGGAAATTCCGGACTGGAACACCGCCATGGGCGCCTCGATCATCATCGCCAGCGGTATCTACATCGTACTGCGCGAAGACAGCAAAGCCGGCACATCGAAGACGCCCGTGCTGCAAACGCGGAGCCGGGTCTTCACTGCCGGGATCATCCCCCGCATCAGCAGCATCCAGCGCCTGCGAAAAACACGAAGCTGATCGTCGTCAGTGCAATGACTTGCGCACGCCTGACTGAACACGGGTCAGTTCCGGCAGGTAGCGCGCGATGATGGCCGCGGGGTCGTCTGTTCCAGCCACGAACCCCGCATTCAGCGCGGCAACCACCTGACCCCGCGTGTTCAGCAATGGCACGGCGATGGACCGCAGCCCCAGCTCGATCTCCTGGTCGACGAAGGCATGGCCTTGAGTCCGAACCCGGGCCAGTTCCGCCATGATGTCGGCCACGTCCGTCAGGCTGTTGACGGTACGGGGTGACAGGTCGGACGCTTCCACGACCAGTCGCGCTTCACTTTCAGGTAATGCCGCCAGCAGCACGCGGCCCATCGACGTGCAGAACGCCGGCAGGCGCGATCCGGGCATCAGTCGGATCGACATGACCCGGCGCTGTGATGCCCGCGCGATATAGACGATTTCGTTCCCATCAAGGATCGAAACGGAACTCGACTGCCCGATCCGATCCGACAGTTGATCGAGCCATGGCTGCACAAGTTGCGGCAGTTCCATCGACGCCAGCGCCGCCACACCCAGCCGCAACACGCGATGAGTCAGGGAAAAGTACTTTCCATCGTAATCGGCATAGCCAAGCTCGGTCAGGGTCAGCAGGCACCGGCGCGCGGTCGCCCGATCCAACCCCGTCTCTGCAGCGATCTGTGAAATGGTCCGCTGGCTGTTGTCCGCATCGAACGCCTCGATCACCCGTAACCCCTTGGCGAAGGAGTTCATAAAATCCGCCTGCTTGCGCGCCATGCGAACGCCCTTGCTCATTATAAGAACAAAGTTCGAATAACGCACAATTTCATTGGAGTCGAGCTGCGCCTTCCGTTAGCCCCGACGCAATGAAGAAGGAGACTTCAATGGACAAGCGGATTGCCACACTTTCCGACGCCGTTGCTCCGATCAAGGATGGCGCGACCATCATGATCGGGGGGTTCGGCGGTTCCGGTGCACCGATCGAGCTCATTCATGCGCTGATCGATCACGGGCCCAAGGACCTGACCATCATCAACAACAACGCAGGCAACGGCCATGTCGGCATCGCTGCGATGATCGAACAGAACATGGTTCGCAAGATGATCTGTTCCTTCCCGCGCTCCGCTGACCCGCGTGCTTTCACCGAGCGCTATCTCGGA
This genomic window from Qingshengfaniella alkalisoli contains:
- a CDS encoding DMT family transporter; translation: MTEVARSNARGAAYSLAAFAVYSTHDVVVKLLGGSFAPFQIIFFSVMFGFPIVMFMLIRDPSSGTLRPAHPWWMALRVVSAMITGICVFFAFSTLPMAQTYAILFAAPLLITLLAIPILGEQVGWRRGLAVLMGLVGVLVVLQPGATELRLGHLAALIGAISSALASVIVRKIGNDERSAVLIVYPMIANFIVMGAILPFVYVPVEINHLGGFAAMALLGFCGALMQIWAYRTGSAVVVAPMQYSQIIWASIFGALIFSEIPDWNTAMGASIIIASGIYIVLREDSKAGTSKTPVLQTRSRVFTAGIIPRISSIQRLRKTRS
- a CDS encoding IclR family transcriptional regulator domain-containing protein, whose translation is MARKQADFMNSFAKGLRVIEAFDADNSQRTISQIAAETGLDRATARRCLLTLTELGYADYDGKYFSLTHRVLRLGVAALASMELPQLVQPWLDQLSDRIGQSSSVSILDGNEIVYIARASQRRVMSIRLMPGSRLPAFCTSMGRVLLAALPESEARLVVEASDLSPRTVNSLTDVADIMAELARVRTQGHAFVDQEIELGLRSIAVPLLNTRGQVVAALNAGFVAGTDDPAAIIARYLPELTRVQSGVRKSLH